Within Kutzneria chonburiensis, the genomic segment GTCTCCAGGCGTACTACGACCTGTCGAAACCGGCGATCCTGGAACGGGTCGATGCCAGCCTGCGCCGTCTCGGCGTGGCGCGGGTCGACGTCCTGCTGCTGCACCGCCCGGATCCGCTGCTCGACCCGGCCGAGGTCGCCGACGCGTACGGCGAGCTCCGGGACGCCGGCAAGGTCGGGGCGCTGGGCGTGTCGAACATGTCGGCCGGCCAGATGTCCTTGCTGCAACGGCATCTCGACGAGCCGCTGGTGGCCAACCAGCTGGAGATGAGCCTGCACCGGCGCGACTGGGTCGAGTCCGGCGTGCTGGTCAACCACCCGGAGGGCAGCGGCCTGAGCTTCCCCGAGGGCACGATCGAGTACTGCCGGGCCAACAACGTGCGGATCCAGGCGTGGGGCTCGCTGGCCCAGGGCATCTACAGCGGCGCGCCGCGGGCGGCGAGCGACGAGGCCGCGTACGAGCTGGTCAACGCCATGGCGGCGGAGAAGGGAACCACCGCCGAGGCCATCGTGCTGGCCTGGCTGATGCGGCATCCGGCCGGCATCGAACCCGTGCTCGGCACGTCCAACCCGGACCGCATCCGGGCCTGCGCCGACGCCGAGGCGCAGGCTGCGGCGATGACCACCGTCGAGTGGTACCGGCTGTGGACGGCGGCCCGCGGGCACGCCGTGCCGTGACCGCCGCTCGGGGGAAGCCGGTGCGTACCGCTCCCATGCCGGCCGCTGACCTGGTAGCAAACAGAGCGTGGACTTCGAGACCGTGAGGGCCAAGCTCCGGGCGCATGGGCGGCCGGCGGCGTTTCGCGGCGGGGACCTGCTGTGCGTCGCCGGCGAGGAGAGCGACGAGGTGCTGCTGATCGAGACCGGCTCGGTGAAGGTGGTGCTGCCCGGTCAGAACGGCGTCGATTCGATACTCGGCTTCTACGGACCGGGTGCGGTGCTGGGCGAGATCGGCGTGCTGTCCGGGGCCAGTCGGTCGGCGACCATCGTGGCCCGCACGCCCGGCCGCGCCGTGCACGTGGAGGGACACCGGTTCCTGACGCTGGCCGAGGAAGACCCGGACGTGCTGCGGTTCGTCACGGATCTGTTGCGGCACAGGCTTTCGCTGGCCGATCGGCGTCAGGAGTACCGGGCCTCGCTCGACGTGCCGGCGCGCCTGGCCCGGCAGCTGCTCGACCTGGCTCGGGAACTGGGCGAGCCACTGGGCGACGGCTGGGTCGTGCGCGGCGTGACGCAGGCGGAGCTGGCCCAGCTGGTGACAGCGTCGCCGAAGTCGGTGGAGTACGGCCTGGCCCTGCTGCGCCAGGAAGGCGTGTTGATCACCGATCGCCGCTATTACCGGATCGTCGACGCCGATCTGCTGGAACGCAAGCTCGCCGACCCGGAGTGGCGGCCGGGTTAGGCTTCCACGCGGATGATCCGCAGCTGATCGGGAGTGTCGAATGCCGTACGTCGCCGATGGGGCGAGATACCAGGCCATGCCCTACCGCCGGGTGGGCCGCAGCGGGCTGAAACTGCCGGCCGTGTCGCTGGGACTGTGGCACAACTTCGGTGACGTGGACCGGATCGAGAACCAGCGGGCGATCCTGCGCCGGGCTTTCGACCTCGGCGTCACGCACTTCGACCTGGCCAACAACTACGGCCCGCCGCCCGGCTCGGCCGAGCAGAACTTCGGCCGGCTGTTCGCCGAGGACTTCAGGCCGTACCGGGACGAGATCCTGGTGTCCACCAAGGCCGGCTACCTGATGTGGGACGGCCCGTACGGCGAGTGGGGCTCCCGCAAGTACCTGGTGTCCAGCCTGGACGCGAGCCTGCGGCGCATGGGTCTGGACTATGTGGACATCTTCTACCACCACCGCCCCGACCCCGAGACACCCGTCGAAGAGACCATGGGCGCGCTGCATTCCCTTGTGCAGCAAGGAAAGGCGCTCTACGTCGGCGTGTCGAACTACTCGGCCGAGCAGACCCGCCAGGCCGCCGCCGTGTTGCGGGAGCTGGGCACGCCGCTGCTGATCCACCAGCCGTCGTACTCCATGGTGAACCGCTGGGTGGAGGACGGTCTGCTCGACGCCCTGGACGAGGCCGGCGCCGGCTCCATCGCGTTTTCCCCGCTGGCGCAGGGCTTGCTGACCGGCCGCTACCTCAACGGCATCCCCGAGGACTCGCGGGCCGCCGGTGACAGCCCCTTCCTCACCAGCGAAGGCGTTGCCGCGCAACTGGATCGGGTGCGGGCGTTGAACGAGGTCGCACAGGGCCGCGGCCAGACCTTGGCGCAGATGGCCATCGCGTGGGTGCTGCGCAACGTGACGTCCGCGTTGGTCGGGGCGAGCAGCGTCCGTCAGATCGAGGACAGCGTCGGCGCGGCCGCCAACCTCGACTTCAGCGCGGAGGAGCTGGCGCTGATCGAGAAGCTGCTGGCCTAACCAAACCCGCACCCCCGCGCACACCGCCCGTGTCACATGCGGACCGGACGTGCCGCATGGAGGCAAGTATGACGCGCATGTGACGTTTGCTTCCGCGATTTGGGTGGGTTTGGTGGGTGCGGTCACGCGTCGGCCCGGAGGGGTGTGTCGGGCTGTGAGTCGGACGCCCGCCCACCTCGTCCGGGTCGGCGGTGTCAAGTGTGATGCCCGTTCGACCGGCGAAGGGCATGCCGCTGATCAGCTCGTCCAGGGTCACGGTTGCCGAGCGTAGTGGCCGGCCAGCAGGAACAGCCCCTGTCGGCGCAATCGCGACGCCGGCGCGTTGACGGAGCTCAGTGCCCGGTCCACCGGCCGAACTCCGTCGATTCGCCGGGTGTACGAGCGTTGCTCGACATATTCGGCCCGACCGGCCTTGCCGGACAACGAACCCGGCCGCACGCGGAACGCGGCCAGGCTGTCGGCGGTGCCGTGGAAGTCGCCGTGGTCGAGCAGCCGCAGCCACAGGTCGAGGTCCATCGGGAAGCGCAGCCGCCCGTCGAAGCCGCCCACCGCGTCGAAGTGCTCCCGGCGGAACAGGACCGAGCCGGGCTCGCCGACCGGATTTCCGCCGTCGCGCACGATCCGGCGGGCCACCGCCGTCCGATCGTGCCGACCGATCAGTCCGCGCAGCCCCCGACCGGCCACCAGCCGCCGACCGGCGTCGTCCACGAAATCACGCCGGCAGGCGGTCAGGGACAGATCGGGCCGGCCGATTAGCGTCTGATGTTGTAACCGCAAACAATCAGGCCTGAGAAGATCGTCCGCGCACAGCAGTTTCACCAGCGGGGCCCGGCTGGAATGGACGGCCAGGTTCCAGTTCTCGGCCAGTGGGAGAACCTTCGGGTTCCGTATCACCCGTATGCGGTAATCGTCGAATGAATGTGCAACAACGTCGGTGCCGTCGGTCGACGCGTTGTCGACCACGAGCAGCTCGAAGTCGCCGAAATTCTGCGCCAACACACTGCGCATCGTCGCGCCCAGGAAGCGTTCCGCCTGGTAGGCGGGCACGCAGACGGACACGGCAGGCGTCGCGGCCCTCATCGCGCCCTCACATCCCGCGTATCGACTTCCCGGCTCAGACGTTACCTCCGATCGCCGGCATAAGTCACGTGAACAGGGTCACAGATGTCGTCCACCCTGGCTAATGGCCGGACGAGCTGGGGGTTCATTCCACGTTCACGCGTCCGATCCGGTTGTTACTTAACGTCACCTCTGGACGTCACGTTCACTCGTCAGCATTATTCGGAACGTGCCATGCGAAACCCGTTCGTCGAGGCAGGCAGCCGAGCTATGACGCGTACCGAACGCCCCACCGTGACCATCGTCGTCCCCGCCCGCAACGAGGCCCGCAACCTGGAACGGGTGCTGCCCGAGTTACCCGACGGGCACGAGGTCGTCCTGGTCGACGGGGACTCGGTCGATGACACCGTGGCCACCGCGCGCCGGCTGTTACCCGGCATCCGGGTGGTGCGGCAGACCCGCCGCGGCAAGGGCAACGCGCTGGCCTGCGGCTTCCTCGCGGCGACCGGCGACGTGATCGTCATGTTCGATGCCGACGGCTCGGCCGACCCGGCCGAGATCCCGGACTTCCTGACCGCACTGACCGCCGGCGCGGACTTCGCCAAGGGCACCCGCTACGGCGCGGCCGGCGGCAGCGAGGACATCACGCCGCTGCGCAACCTCGGCAACGCCGGCCTCAACGGCATGTCCAACGTGCTGTTCGGGACCCGGTTCTCCGACCTGTGCTACGGCTACAACGCCTTCTGGCGCGACATCGTGCCGGTGCTGGACCTGCCGGCCGTCGAGCGCGTCGCGCCGCGCGGCGGCCTGCTGTGGGGCGACGGCTTCGAGATCGAGACGGTGATCAGCTGCCGCGTGGTCGCGGCCGGCCTGAAGGTCACCGAGGTGCCCAGCGTCGAGCGCCGCCGCATCCACGGCGAGAGTAACCTGCGCACCTTCAGCGACGGCTTCCGTGTGCTCAAAACCCTTGTCGCGGAACGGAGACGGGCGACGCTGCTCGGACGGGCGCAAAGAGCCGGCATCACCACCCTGCGGCCGCACCTGCCGACGCCGCGGTTCGACCTGGCGGAAGACCGCGCATCGTGAGGATTACCGTCGTCATCTGTGCCTATACCGAACGGCGCTGGCCCGATCTGGTCGCGGCCGTGGAATCCGTTGCCGCGCAGACTGTTCCGGTCGACCAGGTGCTCCTGGTGATCGACCACAATCCCTCCTTGGCCGCCCGTGCGGCGGCCGAGATCGGCGGCGTTTCCGTGCTGGCCAACGAGAATCGCCGTGGGCTGTCCGGGGCGCGCAACACCGCGTTGGCCCACGCCACCGGCGACATTGTGGTTTTCCTCGACGACGACGCGTCGGCCGCTTCGCCTGACTGGCTCGATCTGCTGCTGGCGCCGTACTCGGATCCCTCGGTCGCGGCCGTCGGCGGTGCGGCGACACCGCTGTGGCCGGATGAACGGCCGGCGACTCTGCCGGCGGGCTCCGAACGCGGCGAGCTGGACTGGGTCGTGGGCTGCACCTATACCGGGCAACCGGTCCAGCTCGCCGAGGTCCGCAACCTCATGGGCTGCAACATGTCCTTTCGCCGCACGGTGTTCGCGGCCGTCGGCGGGTTCACCGAGGACATGGGCCGGGTCGGCACCGTGCCGGTCGGCTGCGAGGAGACCGAGCTGTGCATCCGGCTGCGGCAGCACGATCCGTCGGCGCGGATCGTGTTCGAGCCGCGGGCGCTGGTACGGCACCGGGTCAGCCCGGACCGGCTGAGCTGGTCGTATCTGCGGCGAAGGTCTTGGGGCGAAGGAATTTCCAAGGCGGCAGTGTCCCGGTTGGTCGGTGCCGGGGACGCGTTGTCGACCGAACGTGCTTACACCACGCGGATCATCCCGGCGGCGTTCTTCCGTGAGCTGCTGCGGCTGCACGTCGCCGGCGCGTTGGCCCTGGTCGTGTCGGTGTTGTTCGCCGCCGCGGGGTACGCGCGGGGCAAGTTGACGCGGGCCAACCGTGAACTGGGGCCGGTGTCGGTGGGGGAGTGGGATAGGTCCGCCGAAGATCCACCCCGATTCCCTTATCCGGCAAGGGTTCTGGTGCGCGACAGGCTGACCGTGCTGGGCGAGGTGACGGTGGCTGCCGGCGCCGAACCCGACGGGCTGTGGGATCGGCCGGCCACCGAGGACGAGCGTTTCGCGACGCCGTCGGTGACCGTGGTCGTGCCCAGTGCCGGACGGCCGGAGCTGGCGGCGCGGTGCGTCCGTTCGCTGCTGGCCACAGGGTATCCGCAGCTTGAGATCATCGTCGTCGACAACCGGCCGGAAGTGCCGGCGCTGCGCCGGCTGGCCGCGTCGGACGACCGGATTCGCTATGTGCCGGAACCGGTGCGTGGGCTCAGCAACGCCCGTAACCGGGGCGCGGCCGAGGCCTCCGGGGAGATCATCGCCTTTACCGATGACGACGCCGTCGTCGATCGGCTGTGGCTGGACCGATTGGTCGCCGAGTTCGCCGATCCGGCCGTCGACTGTGTCACCGGGTTGGTCCTGCCGTACGCGTTGGAGACCCCGGCACAGCAGTGGTTCGAGCAGTGGGGTGGCTTCGGCAAGGGCTTCCGCCGCACCAGGTTCGACGCCCGCGGCGCGTCCGGTTCGGACGATATCCGCACTGGGCCGCTCTATCCCTTCGCCGCCGGGCTTTTCGGCTCCGGCAACAGCATGGCCTGGCGGGCCATGTCCTACCGTGAGCTCGGCGGCTGCGATCCGCTGCTCGGCGCCGGCAGCTCGACCAAGTCCGGCGAGGACCTCGAGTTGTTCATCCGCTTGCTGCGCACCGGCGGTGTGCTGGTCTACACCCTCATGCCGTTGTGCGGCACGAACATCGCCGCGGTCTGGACGACCTCATCGGCCAGATGCGGGGCTACGGCACCGGTTTGCTGCCGTTGTTCGCCGTGTATGTGGGCCGTCGTCCCACCGAGCTGCTCGCCGTGGCTCGCCGCATGCCCGGCGGCATCCGGCACTTCCTGTCCGACGACTCGACGCGGAAGCGTGGCCGTGGCGAGGATTTCCCGCCCGAACTGTCCAAAGCGGAGCTTCGCGGCGTGATCATCGGGCCGTTCGCCTTGCTGCGCGGACTTGTTACCGCCCCTCGACGCCGGCTCGGATTGCCCGAGCCCTTGGCCACCGCGGCCGTGCGGGCGGCGGAGGAAAGGGTGCCGCTGAAGTTGTTGCGGGGTAGTCGATGACGCGGCGGCGAACGGCGTTGATCCTGTTGGCGGTGGCTGCCGCGAATGCGCTCGCGGTGTTGATCGGCGTGGGTGGACCTTGGCGGCTGGTGCTGACCGTCCTGTTCGCGCTGACGGTGCCGGGATGGGCAATCGTGGCGTATCTCCGGCCGGTGCGGCAGTCGTATGTGTGGACGGTGGCGGTGGCGGTGAGCCTGGCGCTGTCGATCCTGCTGAGCCAGGCGATGTTGTCGCTGCACTACTGGCATCCGGAAGCGGCGCTGCTGGTGTTTGCGCTGGTGTGCATGGTGCCGCTGGCGCATCACGTGGTGCGGGCGGCGCAGTGACGGCGACGGTATCCGACGGCCGCATGGTGCGTGACGGCATCGCGCTGTCGGTGGGGGCGGCGTTCACGTCGGTGGCGGGACTGGTCGGCTGGGTGATCTCGGCGAGGCTGGTGCCGACTGCGGAAGTGGGCCTGACAGCGGCATTCACCTCGGGCTTTCTGCTGGTGTCGGGCGTGACGCAGGTCAGCCTGGGCCCGGCGGTGCTGCGCTGGCTGCCGAGGGCGGGTGGTCGCAGCGGGACGTTGCTGCTGCGCACGTACGGCGTGGTGATGGCGGGGGCGGTGCTGGGGGCCTTGGTGTTCCTGGCTTTCCCGGCGGGGCGGCAAGCGGCGTCGGCGGTGCCGGGCTGGGGTGCGCCGCTGTTCGTGATCGTCACGTTGGCCTGGGCGGTGTTGCAGTTCCAGGACCCGGTGCTGACGGGCCTGGACCGCGCCGGCACGGTACTGGTGAAGAACCTGGGCTTCGGCGTCGGGCGCATTGCGGTGCTGGTGCTGGCGGCATCCCTTGGGGCGCTGGGGATTCTCCTGTCGTGGGCGATACCGACGATCCTTGCGGTGCTGGGGGCGACGGTCGTGGTCGTGATGGCGTCGAACCAGAGAGACCGAAAAACTTCCGGCGGTGTCCTGCCGAATCGGCCGGAGGTGGTGGGGCTGCTCGGGCCGACCTACCTCGCCTCGATCGGGCAGTCGCTGATGTACTACCTGGTCCCGCTGATCGTCACCGCCCGCTACGGCCCGGCGCCGGGAGCGGTGTTCTTCGTGGTCTGGACGGCCGTGAACGCGGTCGACGTGGCGGCCACCGGGTTCGTCAACTCGCTGGTGGTCCGCATCGCCGGCGAACCCGAGCGTGCCGGTGACCTGGTGCGTCTGGCCGGCAAACGCTTGGCGATGTTGTTCGGGCCGATGATCGTCGCGGGCGTGCTGCTGGCGCGGCCGTTGCTGAGTATCTTCGGCCCGGACTATGCCGAGCTGGGGAGCACGGCCCTGATGGTGGTGCTGATCGGCTTCGCGCCGCGGCTTCTCATTCTCGTAGTCATCGGCGTGTTCCAGGCCGACGGCAGTGGCGTGCCGGTCGCGGCCTTCCAGTTGGCCGGCGCGGCGGTGATGTTGCCGGTGGCCCTGCTGCTGCCGACCGACAGCTTGGTGCCGCTAGCACTCGGATTCCTTGCTGTGCAAGGTGTTGTGGCGGCCGTCGCGGCTGTGAGCCTGCGTCGACGACTGGAGATCGTGGCGTGACACTGTCGACAATGGAGCGTCCGGTCGAGACGGAAGGCACAAGGTCCACCCGGGACTGGTGGCCGTTCGCCCTGACCGCTGCGGCGATCCTGTGCTGGGTGCTGGGCTTCCGCGAGATCGACCCGACGAAGCTGGGCAGCCTGGGGATCCTGCCGGGCCTGTCGCCGGTGCTGCTCGCGGCGTATCCGCTGCTGGTGGCGGCGTTTGTGCTGGAGCTGACCGGCAGCCACCGGACGGCGGTGCTGACGGGGATCACGGTCATCGCGGTGTTCGCGGTGTACGGGCTGCAGCCGGCGGCGGAACCGGCGGCGCGGTTGCCGGTGGCGTGGCTGCACTCGGGCTTCGCGAACTACATCGCGGCGCACGGGGACGTGCTGCACAACTTCGACACGAGGTTCAGCTGGCCGGGATTCTTCGCGCTGCTGGCCTTTCTGACCGAAGCGAGCGGCATGCACGACACGTCGGTGCTGCTGAACTGGGCGCCGGTGCTGCTGTCGGGCGTGGCGGTGTTGGGCGTGCGGGCGATCGCGGTGGCGATCGTGGGACCAGGCAGGACGTCGTGGATCGCGGCGTGGATCTTCCTGGTGGCCAACTGGACCGAGCAGGATTACGCGTCGCCGCAAGGCACGACGTACATCCTGCTGCTGGCGGCGCTGGCGATCACCTTCCAACACCTGGTGGCACCGAGCCCGCTGGCCACCGGCCGAGCCGACATCAAACGGCCGCCGGCACCGAACAGCACGGCGGGGAGCGGCTCCAGGCCGAGGGACTGGTGGTGCTGCTGGCGATGGCGCTGGCCCCGACCCACCAGCTGACGCCGTACCTGTTGGGCGGCCTGCTGATCGTGCTCACCCTCTGGGGAAGGCTGTGGCCGCGCTGGCTGCCGGTGGTGGTGCTGGCGCTGGCGGTCGGCTGGTTCGTGTTGGCGGCGCGGGAGTTCTGGATCGGACAGCTGAGCGTGATCACGGGCGGCCTGGGTGACCTGAACTCCAGTGTGAGCCAAGGAATCGGCCAACGGTTCGTGGGAAACCCGGGCCGGCAGACGATTCTGCTCACCCGGATGGGGATCACCTGCGCGGTGGCGCTGCTGGCCGCTGCCGGAGTCCTGGTGTTACGGCGTCAAGGCAGCAAGTCGTTGGTGTTGCCGGCGCTCGCGCTGGCGTCGTTCGGCTTGGCGGTGTTGCAGCCGTACGGCGGCGAGATCTTCATCCGCTGCTACCTGTTCGCCCTGCCGTTCTTCGCCGTACTCGGCGGCATCGCCCTCAACGCCCTGACCACCCGCTTCTACGTAACGGCTATAGCGCTATCAATGACGATCCTGACCACAGTCATGGTCCGAGGCGGCAACGATGCGTACGTGGCGTTCACCAAGGCGGACACGGACATCGTGCAGAGGGCCTACGACCTGGCCAAGAACGGCCAGAGCATCGGCACGGTCGTGTCCTACGCGCCACTGGAGTGGCAACGGGTCGGCGACGTGCGCCAAGTGTCCGCAGAGGACAGTTGCACCGTCTTCCCGAACCCGGAATCCTGCGTCACCAAAGCGAACCTGGACTACCTCGTGATCAACCAGGCCCAGGACGCCTACGGGACTGTCTACTTCGGAGCGCCGAAGGGCTGGACGGCCCAGCTGGCCGACCAGCTGATCGCCGACGGCCGCTACGAGCGAGTAGCGCAGGAGAACGGCAGCCAGCTGTTGGCCCGCAAGGAAGGAAAGCGATGAACAGCCTGGCCCGGCGGCTGGTCCGCGAAGCCCGCATCGACCTGTGGGCGGCCACGATCGGCGTGCTGGTGAACACGGTCCTTGGCAGCAACGTGGTGCCCCGGCCGATCAGGTGGCTGGGCTACAGGGCGTTCGGCACGAAGATCGACACGCCGAACATCTTCCCCGGGGCCAAGCTGCTCGGCCCGATGCGGCACATCAGCATCGCGGCCGGCACGTTCGCCAACCGCGAGCTCTACCTCGAAGCGGTGGCCCCGATCGCGATCGGCCGCGACTGCCAGCTCGGTCCGCAGGTGATGATCGTGACCTCGCACCATGACCGGACCGCCGACGGAGTGTCCAAAGTGCCCCGTGCCCGGCCGGTGACGATCGGCGACCGGGCGTGGATCGGCGCGAGGGCGATGATCCTGCCCGGGGTGACGGTGGGCGACGACGTGGTGATCGGGGCCGGCAGCGTCGTGACGAGGGACTGCCTCGAACCCGGTGTCTACGTCGGCTCGCCGGCGAGGAAGGTCGGGCCGTGAGCGAGACGACCTTCGTCACCGTGGCCGCGGTGCTCGGGCCGGTGTGGCTGGCGGTGATCGTGGTGCGCACGGTGCTGGCCGAGAAGGCGGCGGTGCCCGGACTGCCGCTGCGGCGCACGCTGAGAATTCGGGCGCTCGACCACGCCGGCATCGTGCTCGGCACGCTGCTGTTCCTGGCCCTGATCGGCAGGATGATCGCCGCGCTGGCGTGACCCGTATGCTCAGGCCTCGTGGGAACGACCTGCGTGTGCGGCCACGCCGCCGCGGCGCACGAGCACTACCGGCCCGGCAGCGACTGCGCCCTGTGCGACTGCCCGCGCTTCCGTGACCCCGAGCAGCCGACCAGCTGGTGGGCTCGGCTCAGGAAGCTGCTCAGCCGCTGACTGCCGCCTCGGCCCGCCGGATGTCCCACGCCGCGCCGAATCCCCGGTACAGCTCGACGCATTCCGCCAGCACGCCGGACGCTTCCTCGCCCCGCCCGGAACGGGCCAGCACCACGGCCCGTTCCTCCAAGGTCTGGGCCAGCTCGAACACGCGCCCGACCGCCCGGTAGTGCGTCGCCACCGCCAGCAGAGCATCGGCGTCACGCTCGATCACGGCCCGACACCGTTGCGCCGCCGCGGCAGCACGAGCCGCAGTCGTCTCCCGATGCGCCTCCGCCTCACACGCCGCGACAGCCGCCCGTGCAGTAGCCATGTCGTCGTTGTCGATACACATCCGCACCAACTCAGGCAGCCATTGGTGCCGCAGCATCATGCCCTCATACCGCGAATCGAGAATGACGCCCAGCTCGGCAATGGCATCGCCCAACCGGTCCTCACGCGCGGCGGCCATCGCCTTGGCGGCGATCAGGAAGTCGTTGTTCTCCCGCTCCGCCTCGCTCACCACCGGCAGGTTCATCCCGACCGACAAATGCCGCTGCACCCGCGCCGCGTCGTCACGGTGCGCGGCGATCAACGCCCCACAACCGTGCAGCAACAACACCGGACCGCCTTCACGCAGCCCATATCCGGTGAAATCGGGGGAGTCGTCCAGCGCGGCGGCCAGATCGTGCTCGGCCTCGTCCCACTGCCCCAGCCAGTACCGGTGCACGGCCCCGGCGACGTGCAGCCCGGCCAGCGGCGCGCCGTGGCCGGCGATCTCGAAGGCCATCCGCAGGTCCTCGCCGGCCTCCTGGAGCCGGTCAAGGCACTGCAACGTGAACATGCGGTTGTCCAGCAGGACCAGCCGCAGGTCGGTGAGGCTGATGTCGGTGCCGACGATGTCCATGGCCCGGTTGAGGTACTCGACGCCACGCGCGTAGTCCCGCCGCACGGCCTCGACCTGCCACAGCACCTCGAGCGACTGCCCGACGGAGAAGGCGTCGCCGACCTCCTCGCCGACCTCGACGGCCCGCTGCGCGGTCCCGGCCGACAGCTCCAGCTCACCCGCACCGGCCCGCTGCACCAACGCCAGCAGCGACATCAGCCGCGCCCGCCACAGCTGCGGCAGCGACGGATCGGCCAGCGCCTCGTCCAGCATGGCCACGGCGCGCTCGGCCTGCGACGCCCGGTACGGCACGTACGCCAGCACCCAGCGCACCTCCGCCGCCAGGTGAGCATCCCGCAGGTGCGTCAGCGCCTTGCGTCCCCACTGCTCCGCCTCGGCGTCGCGCCCGATCCGGAACAGCACGCTGGTCAGGTGGGCCATCAGCGCCGCCCGCCGCGTCTCCGCCATGTGCACGGTCTCCAGCACGCGCTGGAGTAGCTCCACCACGACCAGCGGCGCACGGTGGTGCAGCACCGGCGCGGCGTCCTCCAGCCACTGCGCCGCCCACGGCCCCATGCCCGCCTCGGCGGCCAGCAGCTGCTCCGCGACGTGCTCCTCGGGCACGCCAGCGTCGGCCAGCGCCTGCGCCGCCTGGTAGTGCAGCGCTACGCGCAGCGCCGACGGCGTGCCCTCGTACAGCGACTGCCGGATCAGCGGATGCCGGAACGCCAGCCGCAGGCCGGCGTCACGCAGCACGCCCGCCGCGATGGCCTCCTCGAACGGCTGCACGAGCGCCGACACCGACTTGCCGACGACCACGGACAGGTCGACCACGCCGAACTCGCCGCCCAGCAGCGCCGCCCACCGCAGCACCTCACGCGTCGCGTCCGACAGGAAGCTGAGCCGGCCGGTGACGGCCTGCACCAGTGACGCCGGCACGCGTTCGAATGCCTCCGGCGCCACCTCCGCGGTGTCCGCGACGTCCACGATGCGCTCACGCACCAGGGCGTCGGCCATCTCCCGCAGGTACAGCGGGTTGCCGCCGGAGCGGCGGGCGATCTCACGCAGCCGCGGCCCCGGCGGCGCGCCGACCAGCGTGCCGACCATGCCGGCGACGGCGTCGATGGTCAGCGGCGCCAGCCGCAGCACGGTCCCGCCCAGGCTCTCCGTGTCGCGGCGCAGCTGGTCCACCTCGGGACGCTGGTGCCCCGGCCGCGTCACGCCGATCAGCAGCAGCGGCAGCTTGGCCGTGAGCAGGCACAGCCGGTGCCACACCTCGAGGCTGGACTCGTCGGCCCACTGCACGTCGTCCAGGCCCACGGCCAGCGGACCGTCCGCGCACAGCTCCTCGACCAGCGCCACCAACCGGTCGATGGTGCTGAAGATGCTGTTGCCGCCGCCGACGATCGACTGGTTGGCCTCGCTGTCACGCAGCGCGTGCGCCAGCGCCACGCGGCGCGGGTCGGTCGACTGCGGCGTCACGTCGAGACAGTCCAGCATGGCGCGCAGCGGGAAGCGCTGGCCGAGCGTGTCGGCCACCGCGTGCGACACGCTGCACCCGGCCCACGCGGCGTACGCGAGGCCGGCGGCGAGCAGCGCCGACTTGCCGATGCCGAGCTCGCCCTCGATCCACACGGTCTGCCCGTGCCCGGCGCTGACCTCGGTGACCGCCGCACGCAGCGCGTCCATCTCGGCGTCGCGTCCCACCAGTGTTGCCGTGGGCGGCGGGGTGGTGGGCGTCGGAACGCGTGGCGCGGCGGCTGGCACGGGAACGACGGACAGTTCCAACAGCAGACCCGGGTCGTTGGCGAGGATGCGTTCCTGTAGCTCCTGGAGCTGCGGACCGGGCTCGACGCCGAGCTCGTCGATCAGCACCTGTCTGGCCTCGCGGAACGCCGTCAGCGCCTC encodes:
- a CDS encoding aldo/keto reductase, which produces MIYGCMGLGGTWDDAPFTGADVEAAERAVHAAVEIGIDWFDHADIYRVGKAEQVFGEVLRRDPALAGRVKIQTKCGIRLGESGLQAYYDLSKPAILERVDASLRRLGVARVDVLLLHRPDPLLDPAEVADAYGELRDAGKVGALGVSNMSAGQMSLLQRHLDEPLVANQLEMSLHRRDWVESGVLVNHPEGSGLSFPEGTIEYCRANNVRIQAWGSLAQGIYSGAPRAASDEAAYELVNAMAAEKGTTAEAIVLAWLMRHPAGIEPVLGTSNPDRIRACADAEAQAAAMTTVEWYRLWTAARGHAVP
- a CDS encoding Crp/Fnr family transcriptional regulator, with protein sequence MDFETVRAKLRAHGRPAAFRGGDLLCVAGEESDEVLLIETGSVKVVLPGQNGVDSILGFYGPGAVLGEIGVLSGASRSATIVARTPGRAVHVEGHRFLTLAEEDPDVLRFVTDLLRHRLSLADRRQEYRASLDVPARLARQLLDLARELGEPLGDGWVVRGVTQAELAQLVTASPKSVEYGLALLRQEGVLITDRRYYRIVDADLLERKLADPEWRPG
- the mgrA gene encoding L-glyceraldehyde 3-phosphate reductase, whose protein sequence is MPYVADGARYQAMPYRRVGRSGLKLPAVSLGLWHNFGDVDRIENQRAILRRAFDLGVTHFDLANNYGPPPGSAEQNFGRLFAEDFRPYRDEILVSTKAGYLMWDGPYGEWGSRKYLVSSLDASLRRMGLDYVDIFYHHRPDPETPVEETMGALHSLVQQGKALYVGVSNYSAEQTRQAAAVLRELGTPLLIHQPSYSMVNRWVEDGLLDALDEAGAGSIAFSPLAQGLLTGRYLNGIPEDSRAAGDSPFLTSEGVAAQLDRVRALNEVAQGRGQTLAQMAIAWVLRNVTSALVGASSVRQIEDSVGAAANLDFSAEELALIEKLLA
- a CDS encoding glycosyltransferase family 2 protein codes for the protein MRAATPAVSVCVPAYQAERFLGATMRSVLAQNFGDFELLVVDNASTDGTDVVAHSFDDYRIRVIRNPKVLPLAENWNLAVHSSRAPLVKLLCADDLLRPDCLRLQHQTLIGRPDLSLTACRRDFVDDAGRRLVAGRGLRGLIGRHDRTAVARRIVRDGGNPVGEPGSVLFRREHFDAVGGFDGRLRFPMDLDLWLRLLDHGDFHGTADSLAAFRVRPGSLSGKAGRAEYVEQRSYTRRIDGVRPVDRALSSVNAPASRLRRQGLFLLAGHYARQP
- a CDS encoding glycosyltransferase family 2 protein, with the protein product MTRTERPTVTIVVPARNEARNLERVLPELPDGHEVVLVDGDSVDDTVATARRLLPGIRVVRQTRRGKGNALACGFLAATGDVIVMFDADGSADPAEIPDFLTALTAGADFAKGTRYGAAGGSEDITPLRNLGNAGLNGMSNVLFGTRFSDLCYGYNAFWRDIVPVLDLPAVERVAPRGGLLWGDGFEIETVISCRVVAAGLKVTEVPSVERRRIHGESNLRTFSDGFRVLKTLVAERRRATLLGRAQRAGITTLRPHLPTPRFDLAEDRAS
- a CDS encoding glycosyltransferase family 2 protein; this translates as MRITVVICAYTERRWPDLVAAVESVAAQTVPVDQVLLVIDHNPSLAARAAAEIGGVSVLANENRRGLSGARNTALAHATGDIVVFLDDDASAASPDWLDLLLAPYSDPSVAAVGGAATPLWPDERPATLPAGSERGELDWVVGCTYTGQPVQLAEVRNLMGCNMSFRRTVFAAVGGFTEDMGRVGTVPVGCEETELCIRLRQHDPSARIVFEPRALVRHRVSPDRLSWSYLRRRSWGEGISKAAVSRLVGAGDALSTERAYTTRIIPAAFFRELLRLHVAGALALVVSVLFAAAGYARGKLTRANRELGPVSVGEWDRSAEDPPRFPYPARVLVRDRLTVLGEVTVAAGAEPDGLWDRPATEDERFATPSVTVVVPSAGRPELAARCVRSLLATGYPQLEIIVVDNRPEVPALRRLAASDDRIRYVPEPVRGLSNARNRGAAEASGEIIAFTDDDAVVDRLWLDRLVAEFADPAVDCVTGLVLPYALETPAQQWFEQWGGFGKGFRRTRFDARGASGSDDIRTGPLYPFAAGLFGSGNSMAWRAMSYRELGGCDPLLGAGSSTKSGEDLELFIRLLRTGGVLVYTLMPLCGTNIAAVWTTSSARCGATAPVCCRCSPCMWAVVPPSCSPWLAACPAASGTSCPTTRRGSVAVARISRPNCPKRSFAA